In Aquiflexum balticum DSM 16537, a single genomic region encodes these proteins:
- a CDS encoding type II toxin-antitoxin system Phd/YefM family antitoxin, protein MEITTYTKFKQNLKTFLDKVSNDQSLLYVTRTNGEDVVVLSKADYESLVETFYLLKSPKNVERLLKGIREFEKGVGEENNLIE, encoded by the coding sequence ATGGAAATCACCACCTACACAAAATTCAAGCAAAATCTCAAAACATTTTTGGACAAGGTATCCAATGACCAAAGCCTTCTTTATGTCACAAGAACAAACGGCGAAGATGTCGTGGTGCTTTCCAAAGCCGATTATGAAAGCCTGGTGGAAACTTTTTACCTTTTAAAAAGTCCAAAAAATGTTGAAAGGTTACTGAAGGGTATCAGGGAATTTGAAAAAGGGGTGGGTGAAGAAAACAATTTAATTGAATAA
- a CDS encoding SAM hydrolase/SAM-dependent halogenase family protein, which yields MALITFTSDFGDGDFYVPAVKAKMLSINPQLNIVDITHKIDVYDIAHAAFVLKSIYRDFPKGTIHLVAMNSTSSATDGYIGIKLDEHIFLGPNNGVLSLLSDYDPGIVVQFADAHVKTSTFPIKDILAPIAAKVASGAAIHDFGGPLMQIKKMIPRQFKASKKQILGHVIRVDNYGNLITNIPKSVFEQLNPGKYSIEFGREKLPKLHQSYDDVDAGDCFAFFNSVDLLEIGINVGHGADLLGLRHDSPVFINFEVNQ from the coding sequence ATGGCATTGATAACATTCACCTCGGATTTCGGAGATGGGGACTTTTACGTCCCGGCGGTTAAGGCTAAGATGTTATCCATAAACCCCCAACTTAACATTGTGGACATCACCCACAAAATCGATGTTTATGATATCGCACATGCTGCATTTGTGCTGAAATCCATATATAGAGATTTCCCGAAAGGTACTATTCATCTTGTTGCCATGAACAGTACAAGCAGTGCTACAGATGGTTATATTGGCATAAAGCTGGATGAACATATTTTCCTGGGACCAAACAACGGTGTACTCAGTCTATTGTCGGATTACGACCCGGGGATTGTGGTGCAGTTTGCTGATGCCCATGTGAAAACAAGTACTTTTCCTATAAAGGATATCCTTGCACCCATTGCAGCAAAAGTAGCATCAGGTGCTGCGATCCATGATTTTGGAGGACCATTGATGCAGATCAAGAAAATGATTCCCCGACAATTCAAAGCTTCAAAAAAACAGATCCTTGGACATGTAATCCGGGTGGACAATTACGGCAACCTGATCACAAATATTCCAAAAAGTGTATTTGAGCAGCTCAATCCAGGAAAATACAGCATTGAATTCGGGAGGGAAAAACTTCCAAAACTCCATCAATCCTATGATGATGTGGACGCAGGGGATTGTTTTGCATTTTTCAACAGTGTAGATCTGCTTGAAATCGGCATCAATGTGGGGCATGGCGCTGACTTATTGGGGCTGCGTCATGATAGTCCGGTTTTTATCAACTTTGAGGTGAATCAATAA
- a CDS encoding collagen-like protein: MKKSLGLVLVFSLFFIASCEMFEGPEGPQGDQGIQGEQGVPGATGATGATGAQGPAGPTGPAGPAGPQGVQGEPGQSNVRLYTFPGHNYGVSASYFVSIPAIGPQVDAHLFFVYLVDTSVNVKYPIPGQGISGNSTYRVWWLSIGSNVSVRTQRSAGPGENYGEVRVITIPITQMPSGRLNAPALDFNNYDEVVKYYGL, from the coding sequence ATGAAAAAGTCATTAGGTTTAGTTCTCGTTTTTTCTCTTTTTTTTATCGCATCCTGTGAGATGTTTGAAGGACCAGAAGGTCCGCAAGGCGACCAAGGTATCCAAGGAGAACAGGGAGTTCCTGGAGCTACGGGAGCCACTGGAGCAACCGGAGCGCAGGGGCCGGCAGGCCCAACAGGTCCCGCTGGCCCAGCCGGTCCTCAAGGGGTGCAGGGTGAACCAGGTCAGTCCAATGTCAGGCTTTACACTTTTCCAGGACATAATTATGGAGTGAGTGCCTCCTATTTTGTCAGTATTCCAGCAATTGGACCTCAGGTAGATGCCCATCTTTTCTTTGTGTACCTTGTTGATACAAGTGTTAATGTTAAATACCCGATTCCTGGTCAGGGTATCAGCGGAAACTCTACCTATCGGGTATGGTGGCTGAGTATAGGCTCCAATGTCAGTGTAAGGACTCAGCGGAGTGCTGGACCTGGTGAAAATTATGGAGAGGTACGGGTTATTACTATTCCTATCACCCAAATGCCAAGCGGAAGGCTAAATGCACCTGCATTGGATTTTAACAATTACGATGAGGTGGTAAAGTATTATGGTTTGTAA
- a CDS encoding PhoH family protein translates to MVEKVITLENIPLLDFLGSENENIRQIASAFPQSKIISRGNEIRIQGRAPEILRINDLLNMLLQHFHRFGQVTPDNVKEYIALEGAPFEENQKDDVILYGNKGLVVKPKSANQRKLVESAFKNDLVFALGPAGTGKTYIAVAIAVRALKNREVKRIIITRPAVEAGENLGFLPGDLQEKLDPYLRPIYDALSDMVPPEKLKYYQETRVIEIAPLAYMRGRTLHDAFVLLDEAQNTTSEQIKMFLTRMGPNSKVIITGDQTQVDLPNRQKSGLKEALHVLRDVKNIGIVSLSGKDVIRHKLVKSIIEAYEKDEAQKEERRSANPSRKSSDEGAA, encoded by the coding sequence TTGGTAGAAAAAGTAATTACTTTAGAAAACATTCCGCTACTGGACTTTTTAGGATCAGAAAACGAGAATATCCGTCAAATAGCTTCTGCTTTTCCCCAAAGCAAAATTATATCACGAGGAAACGAAATCCGGATACAAGGCCGTGCACCCGAAATACTCAGAATCAATGATCTCCTCAATATGCTTTTACAGCATTTCCACAGATTTGGACAGGTGACACCTGACAATGTCAAGGAATATATTGCACTGGAAGGGGCACCTTTTGAGGAAAACCAAAAGGATGATGTCATTTTATATGGTAACAAAGGTCTTGTTGTAAAACCCAAATCTGCCAATCAGAGAAAACTCGTTGAATCTGCATTTAAAAATGACCTGGTTTTTGCTCTCGGACCTGCCGGAACCGGGAAAACTTATATCGCTGTAGCTATTGCCGTCAGGGCATTGAAAAACCGAGAGGTAAAAAGGATCATCATTACCAGGCCTGCTGTGGAAGCTGGGGAAAATCTGGGATTTTTGCCCGGAGACTTGCAGGAGAAACTTGATCCTTATTTAAGGCCAATTTATGATGCGCTTTCTGATATGGTTCCACCTGAAAAATTGAAGTATTATCAGGAGACAAGGGTGATTGAAATTGCCCCTTTGGCCTATATGAGAGGAAGGACACTCCATGATGCCTTTGTTTTGTTGGATGAAGCACAAAACACCACTAGTGAACAGATTAAGATGTTTTTGACCAGAATGGGACCTAATTCCAAGGTAATCATTACAGGAGATCAGACGCAGGTGGATTTACCCAATAGACAGAAATCAGGACTGAAAGAGGCACTGCATGTTTTGAGAGATGTGAAAAACATTGGTATTGTAAGCCTAAGCGGTAAAGATGTCATCCGACATAAATTGGTCAAATCAATCATAGAAGCGTACGAAAAAGATGAAGCCCAAAAAGAAGAAAGAAGATCAGCTAATCCAAGTAGAAAAAGTTCTGACGAAGGAGCAGCTTAA
- a CDS encoding GNAT family N-acetyltransferase, protein MKPKKKKEDQLIQVEKVLTKEQLNTVFKIREDVFVIEQEVDPSEEYDEFESTSTHFLAKIGEQPAGTARWRFTDKGVKLERFAVLKDMRGAGVGYALVQAVISDIAASPEAKGKKLYLHAQLDAMPLYSKFGFSKVGPMFEECNIQHFKMELYL, encoded by the coding sequence ATGAAGCCCAAAAAGAAGAAAGAAGATCAGCTAATCCAAGTAGAAAAAGTTCTGACGAAGGAGCAGCTTAACACCGTTTTCAAAATCAGAGAGGATGTTTTTGTAATTGAACAAGAGGTCGATCCTTCTGAAGAATATGACGAGTTTGAATCCACATCCACTCATTTTCTTGCCAAAATCGGTGAGCAGCCTGCTGGGACTGCCCGTTGGAGATTTACAGATAAAGGGGTGAAGTTGGAAAGATTTGCAGTTTTGAAAGATATGAGAGGAGCAGGAGTTGGTTATGCGCTGGTACAAGCAGTCATAAGTGACATTGCCGCTAGCCCTGAGGCCAAAGGCAAAAAGCTCTATTTGCATGCCCAATTGGATGCCATGCCTCTTTACTCAAAATTTGGATTTAGCAAAGTTGGACCAATGTTTGAAGAATGTAACATCCAACATTTCAAAATGGAGTTATATTTGTGA
- a CDS encoding putative quinol monooxygenase, translated as MLIRVVRMTFKEEKVGEFLENFEANKEKIRNFPGCYHLELWQDENNQHVFTTYSHWKNEESLNQYRDSELFKSVWAVTRPLFSGKPFAFSSKKIVELP; from the coding sequence ATGCTGATAAGGGTAGTTAGAATGACATTCAAAGAAGAAAAAGTGGGTGAATTTTTGGAGAACTTTGAGGCCAACAAAGAAAAAATCAGAAATTTCCCGGGATGTTATCATTTGGAACTTTGGCAGGATGAAAACAACCAGCATGTTTTTACAACTTATAGCCATTGGAAGAACGAAGAATCGCTGAATCAATACCGTGATTCCGAGCTGTTTAAATCCGTTTGGGCAGTTACCAGGCCTCTTTTCTCCGGAAAGCCTTTTGCTTTCAGTTCAAAAAAAATTGTAGAACTGCCTTAA
- a CDS encoding threonine aldolase family protein — protein MNIDLRSDTLTKPTKGMLEAMWAAEVGDDVFGEDPTVNKLEEKLAGIFGMEAGLFCPSGTMTNQIAIRLHTRPQTEVICHKYSHIYLYEGGGIMSNSHASVKLLDGAYGKISAQDIAENISPDDVHACETTLVSLENTMNKGGGSIYTLEEVRPIKDVCEKNGLKLHLDGARVFNALVESDENPKEWGQIFDTISVCLSKGLGCPVGSVLLGTKAEIKRARKVRKAFGGGMRQAGFLAAAGIYALDHHIGRLKEDHARARELGKMLENHPLVSEVFPVATNIVIARLKGISPEEMLTKLAAKEIKAVRFGKGQIRFVTHLDFGDKGLEEFGRRVKGL, from the coding sequence ATGAATATAGATTTACGTTCCGATACCCTTACCAAGCCCACAAAGGGCATGCTCGAAGCCATGTGGGCAGCAGAAGTAGGGGATGATGTATTTGGTGAAGATCCTACGGTAAACAAGCTGGAAGAGAAACTAGCTGGCATATTTGGGATGGAGGCTGGGCTTTTCTGTCCCTCCGGTACCATGACCAATCAGATTGCCATCAGATTGCACACTCGGCCACAGACTGAGGTTATTTGCCATAAATATTCCCATATTTATCTTTATGAAGGCGGTGGCATCATGTCCAATTCCCATGCTTCAGTCAAACTTTTGGATGGAGCTTATGGCAAGATCAGCGCTCAGGATATTGCAGAAAATATCAGTCCGGATGATGTACATGCCTGCGAGACGACCTTGGTTTCTTTGGAAAATACGATGAACAAAGGCGGAGGCAGTATTTACACCTTGGAAGAAGTCAGGCCAATCAAGGATGTTTGTGAAAAAAACGGATTGAAACTTCATTTGGACGGGGCAAGGGTTTTCAATGCACTGGTGGAGTCAGATGAAAATCCAAAAGAATGGGGACAAATTTTTGATACGATATCGGTCTGTTTGAGTAAGGGATTGGGTTGTCCTGTAGGTTCTGTTCTCTTGGGAACCAAAGCGGAAATCAAGCGTGCAAGAAAAGTCAGGAAAGCTTTCGGAGGTGGAATGAGGCAGGCAGGTTTTTTGGCAGCTGCAGGAATTTATGCCTTAGACCATCACATCGGTCGATTGAAAGAAGACCATGCCCGTGCCAGGGAATTGGGTAAAATGCTGGAAAATCACCCCTTGGTTTCAGAGGTTTTTCCGGTTGCTACCAATATTGTTATTGCCAGACTAAAAGGAATTTCACCTGAAGAAATGCTCACCAAACTTGCTGCAAAAGAAATCAAAGCTGTCCGATTCGGTAAAGGTCAGATTCGGTTTGTGACGCACTTGGATTTTGGAGATAAGGGGTTGGAGGAGTTTGGGAGGAGGGTAAAGGGATTGTGA
- the lpdA gene encoding dihydrolipoyl dehydrogenase, producing MSSTKYDLIVLGSGPGGYVAAIRASQLGLKTAIVEAAELGGICLNWGCIPTKALIKSAQVFEYINHSEDYGIKVKEASVDFPNMIKRSRDVAAGMSKGVQFLMKKNKIDQLLGWGKVQAGKKIEVEDKDGKKTVYSADHIIIATGGRARELPALKIDNEKIVGYRKAMTLDKKPEKMVVVGSGAIGVEFAYVYSAIGVEVTIVEFMDRIVPNEDEEVSKALEKIYKKGGIKIMTSTEVTAVDTKGKGCKVTVKDKKGAESVIECDIVLSAVGVVSNVENIGLEDVGILVEKGKIKVDEFYKTNMPGYYAIGDVTTGPALAHVASAEGIICVEKIAGHHPEPLDYNNIPGCTYCIPEISSVGYTEAQAKDAGYDVKVGKFPFSASGKASAAGAKDGFVKLVFDAKYGELLGAHMLGANVTEMIAEIVAIRKLETTGMELIKTVHPHPTMSEAIMEAAAQAYGEVIHL from the coding sequence ATGTCTTCAACGAAATATGATTTGATTGTTTTGGGTTCTGGCCCGGGGGGATATGTCGCAGCAATAAGGGCTTCCCAATTAGGATTGAAAACTGCTATTGTCGAAGCTGCTGAATTGGGTGGTATCTGTTTGAACTGGGGTTGTATCCCTACCAAAGCATTGATCAAGAGTGCACAGGTTTTCGAATATATCAATCATTCGGAAGATTATGGAATCAAAGTGAAAGAGGCTTCTGTGGATTTTCCCAACATGATCAAAAGAAGCCGTGATGTAGCTGCGGGGATGTCCAAAGGAGTTCAGTTTTTGATGAAAAAAAATAAGATCGATCAACTTTTGGGCTGGGGAAAAGTACAGGCAGGAAAGAAGATCGAAGTGGAAGATAAGGATGGGAAAAAGACTGTTTATTCTGCCGATCACATCATAATTGCAACAGGAGGAAGGGCAAGAGAACTTCCTGCATTGAAAATCGACAATGAAAAAATTGTTGGTTATCGCAAGGCAATGACTCTTGATAAAAAGCCTGAGAAAATGGTAGTAGTGGGTTCTGGGGCAATAGGCGTTGAATTTGCATATGTCTATAGTGCCATCGGAGTCGAGGTGACTATAGTTGAATTTATGGACCGTATAGTTCCCAATGAGGACGAGGAAGTTTCAAAGGCTTTGGAGAAAATCTATAAAAAGGGCGGTATAAAAATCATGACAAGTACTGAGGTAACTGCCGTAGATACCAAAGGGAAAGGCTGTAAAGTAACCGTAAAAGATAAAAAAGGCGCTGAATCTGTTATCGAATGTGATATCGTTCTTTCGGCAGTTGGTGTGGTTTCCAATGTAGAGAATATCGGTTTGGAAGATGTCGGGATTTTGGTGGAGAAAGGAAAAATCAAAGTCGACGAATTCTATAAAACCAATATGCCGGGCTACTATGCCATCGGAGATGTGACTACCGGTCCCGCATTGGCACACGTAGCCTCAGCTGAAGGCATTATCTGTGTGGAGAAAATAGCAGGACATCATCCTGAACCTTTGGATTATAACAATATCCCGGGATGTACTTATTGTATTCCTGAAATTTCTTCGGTTGGATATACCGAAGCTCAGGCTAAAGATGCCGGATATGATGTTAAAGTGGGTAAATTCCCATTCTCTGCCTCAGGCAAAGCTTCTGCGGCAGGTGCCAAAGATGGATTTGTGAAATTGGTATTTGATGCCAAATACGGAGAATTGTTGGGTGCACACATGCTAGGGGCGAATGTCACTGAGATGATTGCTGAGATAGTAGCTATACGTAAGCTGGAAACTACCGGAATGGAATTGATCAAAACAGTACATCCGCATCCTACCATGTCCGAAGCCATTATGGAAGCAGCTGCACAGGCTTACGGTGAGGTGATTCACCTTTAA
- a CDS encoding DUF2721 domain-containing protein has protein sequence MELQLSTPALLFSAITLMMLAFTNRFLAVANLIRGLHKKYMENPDQDIIIDQIKNLKKRVSMIKYMQLCGVLSFLLCVICMYLIFIEAQPVADYVFIGSMFTLLISLAISLVEILISNQAINLELKDMEDHFENRKSRLDSWFKKDKNDA, from the coding sequence ATGGAATTACAACTTTCAACCCCGGCCCTTTTATTTTCTGCCATTACCCTCATGATGTTGGCATTTACCAATAGGTTTTTGGCCGTTGCCAATCTGATACGCGGACTTCATAAAAAATACATGGAAAATCCCGATCAGGATATTATCATTGATCAGATCAAAAATCTCAAAAAAAGAGTCAGTATGATCAAGTATATGCAGCTTTGTGGAGTTTTGAGTTTTTTGCTTTGTGTGATCTGTATGTATTTGATATTTATTGAAGCTCAACCTGTTGCTGATTATGTTTTTATAGGCAGTATGTTTACTTTGTTGATTTCTTTGGCCATTTCCCTGGTCGAGATTTTGATTTCCAATCAGGCCATTAACCTTGAGTTGAAAGACATGGAAGATCATTTTGAAAACCGAAAAAGTAGATTAGACTCTTGGTTCAAAAAAGACAAAAACGATGCGTAA
- a CDS encoding enoyl-CoA hydratase/isomerase family protein, translating to MDNPINTFTTERIGFIELNRPEKRNALNAEMVESIKSALISFNENKEVKVIVIKAAGKVFCSGADLAYLQSLQSNTYEENLEDSRNLKDLFFLIYTLPKVVIAQIQGHALAGGCGLATVCDFSFTVPEAKFGYTEVKIGFVPAIVKVFLIRKIGEGKARQLLLDGDLIDAGEAKNMGIVNWVVAQDELEEKVLSYAKKLIRNNSGESLALTKEMIARVQEKKLEKGLEYAASMNAKARSTADCQRGIAAFLNKESISW from the coding sequence ATGGACAATCCCATCAATACCTTCACCACAGAGAGAATAGGTTTTATCGAACTCAATAGGCCTGAAAAAAGAAATGCATTGAATGCGGAAATGGTTGAATCTATCAAATCGGCCCTGATCAGCTTCAATGAAAATAAAGAGGTCAAAGTCATTGTAATCAAAGCTGCAGGGAAAGTTTTTTGTTCTGGGGCTGATTTGGCATATCTGCAATCTTTGCAATCCAATACCTATGAAGAGAATCTCGAAGACAGCCGCAATCTCAAGGATTTGTTTTTTTTGATTTACACATTGCCTAAAGTGGTGATAGCTCAAATCCAAGGACATGCCTTGGCAGGCGGATGTGGATTGGCAACGGTCTGCGATTTTTCATTCACTGTTCCTGAAGCCAAATTTGGCTACACAGAAGTGAAAATCGGTTTTGTACCCGCCATTGTGAAAGTGTTTTTAATCAGGAAAATCGGTGAGGGAAAAGCCAGACAATTGCTGTTGGATGGTGATTTGATTGATGCAGGAGAGGCCAAAAATATGGGGATAGTTAATTGGGTTGTAGCGCAGGATGAACTGGAGGAAAAGGTTTTGTCCTACGCAAAAAAACTGATAAGGAATAATTCGGGCGAGTCTTTGGCACTTACCAAAGAAATGATCGCCAGAGTTCAGGAAAAAAAATTAGAAAAAGGGTTGGAATATGCAGCCTCCATGAATGCAAAAGCCAGGAGTACAGCCGACTGCCAAAGAGGCATTGCTGCTTTTTTGAACAAAGAATCAATAAGTTGGTAA
- a CDS encoding DUF3575 domain-containing protein yields MKKILFVIAILAVLSPIANAQSLEDPKGEIRLNFLNTILLGSVEIGYDFFVGHDQSVGVELHLNDRFGYSSSSGDRSFSATSVLVSYNFFFAGDDNGKIYISPYFKYRFGDFTDVVDNITEVTSLNSGYLGLIGGYRWNYNNFAFGPFAGIGRGFSEPVNDKFSAVEFKAGFNVGYRF; encoded by the coding sequence ATGAAAAAAATATTATTTGTAATTGCAATTTTGGCCGTATTGAGCCCCATTGCCAATGCTCAGTCGCTTGAGGACCCTAAGGGTGAAATCAGACTGAATTTTTTAAATACAATACTTCTGGGTTCTGTCGAGATAGGATATGATTTCTTTGTGGGACATGACCAGTCAGTAGGCGTAGAATTGCATCTCAATGATAGGTTTGGGTATAGTTCGTCCAGTGGTGATAGGAGTTTTTCGGCTACTTCAGTTCTCGTTTCCTACAATTTTTTCTTTGCAGGTGATGATAATGGCAAAATCTATATTTCGCCTTACTTTAAATACAGATTTGGAGATTTTACCGATGTAGTGGATAATATCACTGAGGTCACAAGCCTGAATAGCGGCTACCTTGGTTTAATTGGTGGATATAGATGGAACTATAATAACTTCGCTTTCGGTCCCTTTGCAGGAATTGGCAGAGGCTTTTCTGAACCTGTCAATGATAAGTTTTCAGCAGTGGAATTCAAAGCAGGCTTCAACGTTGGTTACAGATTCTGA
- a CDS encoding ComEC/Rec2 family competence protein — MRFSEFPFLRYLVFFIIGILIYPYTSLISVRTIIFAILSCYILYLICIILNIKRRSFGFKSLLPWTAYVILILCGYFFSYQRDIRNQPFHLINTASEIKSYLGVVMSLDEPKTNSIANRVSVKKVYDGEMMLETEGEVLVYHKSEKQLWPGDLIWISGSPQLIQKPKNPKEFDYSLFMLRQQISHQHFIGDNFERIGRVSERPIEDFFISIRSRVMNSMDKFFSDQNSNQIAKALLLGQKKNLEKEVSEAYVTAGAMHILAVSGLHVGIIYGFFFLFVKPFRLPVTKRVIYLSAIILLIWCYALLTGMSPSVMRAATMFSLMALAQMKSRSPSIFNAIALSAMILLVYDPFLIYAVGFQLSYLALLGIIIIQPLLVRIWIPKNKFFEYAWQITTVGLAAQLATFPISAYYFHVFPSYFILSNLIAIPGAFLIMSFGVPFMVFAEVPFLGQWLSWVTDKLIFSVNAVIFWIQDLPYSRISEISLSSFSIFIYWVMLILMIVLWVNPGKKPAIAFLLFLIFFGVIRILNSIEDKNRQELLFYSIDKGLAVDFISGNNLFYLDDASSADISYKVQPNRTALGAKALYPLKVLQKENQVKIPMPDPGLDIDLLGRSISFSSLDKTGSIYEWNTIKWEQIIPKDTLSIDGNALKVRFK, encoded by the coding sequence ATGCGCTTCTCGGAATTTCCTTTTTTAAGGTACCTGGTTTTTTTTATTATAGGAATATTGATTTATCCCTATACTTCTCTTATTTCAGTTCGGACGATAATATTTGCTATACTTTCTTGCTATATTCTATATCTGATTTGTATTATCCTGAATATAAAAAGGAGATCCTTTGGATTTAAATCTTTGTTACCTTGGACTGCTTACGTTATATTGATTCTTTGTGGTTATTTTTTCAGTTATCAAAGAGATATCAGGAATCAGCCTTTTCATCTGATCAATACAGCGTCTGAAATCAAGTCCTATTTGGGCGTTGTGATGTCTTTGGATGAGCCAAAGACCAACTCTATAGCGAACAGGGTCTCCGTAAAAAAAGTATATGATGGGGAAATGATGTTGGAAACAGAAGGGGAGGTTTTGGTTTATCACAAATCCGAAAAACAGCTATGGCCGGGAGATTTGATATGGATATCAGGAAGCCCCCAGTTGATTCAAAAGCCCAAGAATCCAAAAGAATTTGATTACAGCCTATTTATGCTGAGGCAGCAAATTTCCCATCAGCATTTTATCGGGGATAATTTTGAAAGAATAGGCAGGGTATCCGAAAGGCCTATAGAAGATTTTTTTATCAGCATCAGATCAAGGGTCATGAATAGTATGGATAAATTTTTTAGTGACCAAAACAGCAATCAGATTGCCAAAGCGCTTTTGTTAGGTCAAAAGAAAAATCTTGAAAAAGAGGTCAGCGAAGCCTATGTGACCGCAGGCGCAATGCATATTCTAGCGGTTTCAGGATTGCATGTGGGAATTATTTATGGTTTCTTTTTTCTCTTTGTTAAGCCATTTAGGCTTCCGGTTACCAAAAGGGTGATTTATTTGTCAGCCATCATTTTGTTGATATGGTGTTATGCCCTGCTGACCGGGATGTCTCCTTCAGTCATGCGGGCAGCAACCATGTTTTCTTTGATGGCTTTAGCACAGATGAAATCAAGAAGTCCCTCCATTTTCAATGCCATTGCACTATCTGCCATGATTCTATTGGTATATGATCCATTTCTGATCTATGCTGTCGGCTTTCAGCTTTCCTATTTGGCATTATTGGGGATAATCATTATTCAGCCCTTGTTGGTCCGTATTTGGATTCCAAAAAACAAATTCTTTGAATATGCATGGCAGATTACCACAGTGGGATTGGCAGCACAATTGGCCACTTTCCCCATTTCAGCTTATTACTTTCATGTTTTCCCATCATATTTTATTTTATCCAATCTTATAGCTATTCCGGGGGCATTTTTGATTATGTCTTTTGGTGTTCCCTTTATGGTTTTTGCGGAAGTCCCGTTTTTGGGTCAATGGCTTTCCTGGGTGACTGATAAACTGATTTTTTCAGTAAATGCCGTTATTTTTTGGATTCAGGATCTGCCTTATTCAAGAATCTCTGAAATCAGTCTATCTTCCTTCTCCATATTTATTTATTGGGTAATGTTGATTTTGATGATTGTTTTGTGGGTTAATCCGGGTAAAAAGCCGGCAATAGCTTTTTTGCTATTTCTTATCTTTTTTGGAGTAATTAGAATTCTTAATTCAATTGAGGATAAAAACAGACAAGAACTCTTGTTTTATTCCATAGACAAGGGATTGGCGGTTGATTTTATTTCAGGTAACAATCTTTTTTATCTTGATGATGCTTCCTCAGCAGATATCAGCTATAAAGTCCAACCCAACAGGACTGCTTTGGGAGCAAAAGCACTTTATCCCTTGAAGGTATTACAAAAAGAAAATCAAGTAAAAATCCCAATGCCTGATCCGGGACTGGATATTGATCTTTTAGGCAGGTCAATTTCATTTTCTTCTTTGGACAAGACTGGGTCGATTTATGAATGGAACACAATTAAATGGGAGCAAATAATTCCAAAGGATACTTTGAGTATAGATGGGAATGCCCTTAAAGTCCGATTTAAATGA
- a CDS encoding glycerophosphodiester phosphodiesterase family protein: MRKSRLILPILFLVAWVISCSNPNKKLNEGEQPELANSEYRIIVNSFEDAKEFYNWTSDRIPLVSAHRGGPYQGFPENSLEAFENVIQHTSAIIEFDVAITKDSVLVLMHDNTVDRTTNGKGKVIDLTFEEIRSLNLVDKDGIETDFLVPTLEEVLNWGKGKVLFTVDIKRDVPFEMVVEAIKSQQAEPYAAVITYNVESAKKIYNLHSELMLSVTIRNDEELKKIDESGIPSENIIAFTGVSSRLPAFNDILHQRGIYTILGVMGNLDNSAKARGDEVYVGLVQRGADILATDRPIEAAKAIQNLIPEESSKKKYFKIRP; this comes from the coding sequence ATGCGTAAAAGTAGATTAATCCTTCCAATCCTGTTTTTAGTAGCTTGGGTCATTTCCTGTTCCAATCCCAACAAAAAACTTAATGAGGGAGAACAACCGGAGCTTGCAAATAGTGAATACCGAATAATTGTCAACTCTTTTGAGGATGCAAAAGAATTCTACAATTGGACCTCTGACAGGATTCCATTGGTTTCTGCCCATCGGGGCGGTCCTTATCAAGGATTTCCCGAAAACTCCCTGGAAGCATTTGAAAATGTCATCCAGCATACCTCAGCTATCATTGAGTTTGATGTGGCGATTACCAAAGATTCCGTCTTGGTCTTGATGCATGACAATACGGTAGACAGGACGACAAACGGAAAGGGGAAAGTGATTGATTTGACTTTTGAAGAAATCCGTTCTCTGAATTTGGTTGATAAGGATGGAATTGAAACGGATTTTCTTGTTCCGACTCTTGAGGAGGTATTGAACTGGGGTAAAGGTAAGGTTTTGTTTACCGTAGATATAAAGCGGGATGTTCCTTTTGAAATGGTGGTAGAAGCTATTAAATCCCAACAGGCAGAACCTTATGCCGCAGTGATAACCTACAATGTAGAATCCGCAAAAAAAATCTACAACCTCCATTCCGAATTGATGCTTTCTGTCACTATCAGAAATGATGAGGAATTGAAGAAGATCGATGAATCAGGAATTCCTTCTGAAAATATTATAGCCTTTACAGGAGTATCCTCCAGATTGCCGGCATTCAATGATATCCTACATCAAAGAGGTATTTATACCATCTTAGGAGTAATGGGTAATCTGGACAACAGTGCAAAAGCAAGAGGGGATGAGGTGTATGTGGGATTGGTGCAGCGCGGGGCAGATATTCTGGCCACAGACAGACCAATCGAAGCAGCCAAAGCAATTCAAAATTTGATTCCTGAAGAAAGTTCTAAGAAAAAGTATTTCAAAATAAGACCATAG